The following is a genomic window from Clostridiales bacterium.
CCAAAGATTTGGAAAATTTCCAAGTTATTTACGAAGAGCTGCAATTTCTGAAGCAATTGGCAAGGTTTCTTCATATAAAAGTAATTATGATAATTGGCTAGCTAATCCACGTGGTAAAGAACCATCTAAGCCACAAGCGGGATATATCTATCCTGCTATGTATCGAGATAATTGTTTTGTACGAACTGGAACATACACTGCAAGGTTAAAAGTTTTTATTCGCAATACATGGGATTGGGTGGATGTTAAATTAAAAAAAAGTGATGTAGATTATATTCTTAGGAATTGTGCTACACGCAAAGAGTGTGTGCCTACACTTAGTAGGCGGGGCAAAAACTGGTACTTAGACTTTGTTTTTGAAGAGAAAGTAAAGTTTGAAAATAAGCAAATAAATAAGCAAATTATAATTGGTGTAGACCTTGGCATAAATAATTCTTGTACTTGTGTAGCCATGCTTTCAGATGGCACTGTCATAGGGAGAGAAATTTTAAAATTACCTAGAGAAAAAGACTGTTTGGAACATAAGCTAAACAAAATCAAGAAAGCTCAGCAACACGGAGTTCATAAAATGCCAAGGTTGTGGGCAAAAGCTAAAGGTATTAATTTAAGTATTGCAAATAAAACGGCACAATTTATAGAGAAGGTAGCAAAATTCTATTGTGCTGATATTATTGTTTTTGAGTATTTGGATTTAAAAGGAAAAAAGAAGGGTTCTAAAAAGCAAAGACTTCATCATTGGAAAGCTTGTGCTGTACAACAGATAGTTACATGTAAAGCACATCGTAATGGGGTTCGTATTAGTAGAGTATGTGCATGGAATACATCTAGACTTGCGTTCGATGGTTCAGGAAAGGTCGAGAGAGATAAAGATAATTATAGCATGTGTACATTTACTTCTGGTAAACGATATAATTGCG
Proteins encoded in this region:
- a CDS encoding transposase — its product is MKIMTTYKVKIKDSHGAFKDTVRLYRQAVDFIICVTLNEWEQVKSIEKPLEKQRAIECFIHYTRDNTNPKYDFDQRFGKFPSYLRRAAISEAIGKVSSYKSNYDNWLANPRGKEPSKPQAGYIYPAMYRDNCFVRTGTYTARLKVFIRNTWDWVDVKLKKSDVDYILRNCATRKECVPTLSRRGKNWYLDFVFEEKVKFENKQINKQIIIGVDLGINNSCTCVAMLSDGTVIGREILKLPREKDCLEHKLNKIKKAQQHGVHKMPRLWAKAKGINLSIANKTAQFIEKVAKFYCADIIVFEYLDLKGKKKGSKKQRLHHWKACAVQQIVTCKAHRNGVRISRVCAWNTSRLAFDGSGKVERDKDNYSMCTFTSGKRYNCDLSASYNIAARYFIREIIKSLPVKARLGIEAKVPQCTKRTTCTLSTLVSLNAELVA